One region of Chryseobacterium muglaense genomic DNA includes:
- a CDS encoding alpha-2-macroglobulin family protein, translating into MQRFSKILFLILFLSCLSGVFGQKYYDTQWKKIQVNSEKGTYKSSLPIVLEIQKQAMKENNALQLIRSLKAEFSIVNQTSDDEKNDSASKFFAKLQSTEKNLKGDDLLVYKVLLSGFMFDYYNQHSWEINGRTNMNSQDVSQIETWSKLDFKNYLIQNFKKLDSENLAMNKISLVKYKDIFSNTDYIAYFSTLQDWYSLKKVNFLSNNELFTKNELTENRVLINTIFDELIAKSAGNAKLYFMHQKLSENCIFNSCKDKLVQLQNLIKTNIDGDYKVLIAEEIIDELITKNKEKEALQLVNSIKNQYPKSPFLVNIKYKENQIVNPFLSFKYEEQTQPNLPIHLIAEFKNVKEFSVNIYEVKDNFLPLLQFARSPYDNAYSKIKKSLVRKEVFQLNDPQDYQLHKTSLEMKALPSGIYVAEYEISGSKPEEGSNHNFYFLVSNHKIIYQNINESNKLSNELKLISSENGKPINNENLTFYEFVEGKALNKIAGKTDEKGVFKFPMTNSKDYYRAILIQQPQTNDFQLMQMYGYNDREIYNPNKQTRTKAQIFTDRAIYRPGQTVYFKVINTKINNEIESVVSNLKQKITLRDANNQEVSVQDFTTNEFGSYHGSFVLPKGKLNGNFTISTDGNSNGYKYIKVEEYKRPKFEVIFEPVKDEYKYGQTIELKGKAMMFSGVALSNTNVNYEIKKQNIRWRYFPWYPNDNDENENSILGEAKTNEKGEFTIKLDLQKDEKLEGIQIDNYQINASVTDINGETQTANTNLKVSSVSHYIKADEIKNTFADENVNVKVETKNYNDQNLKKSYQVKLSKLETPNRIFRDNFKTEVQNLPKFSKEEFISKFPHDLYDINDELKNWKIEKVLIKKIQEPSTDNQQLTTQLDLGKLEAGDYQLELYNIEGKDTIKSTQNFSVWDKKSLKSNQKTFLTVLEPKDEVSRGEKAKIYVYSSIPNALVNVFLQNGSGKTVTEVHQFKNGVLEYETEIPNDKNVTGLNIQFQLVSFNDIQTETVDLKIKNTEQPLKIETVTFRDKIEPNSKEKWTVKVSGNDNTSTSLSAREKINAEVLANMYDMSLDQFSVNTFNWQKLYRPYSFTSSYAVHTGLEEKYFQNRMEYFVNKVVEIPYFDWFDGNIYFVNYDRQLETISGMVSQEGVKAAAYSPPPPPPSAGAKASTVRMKAMAEDKIEVIQNVVPEPLKAPRIDADGVLDKDDEQLEKVVVRQNLNETAFFYPDLKTDAEGNVNFEFMSPEALTKWKLMFLAHTKDARATTLEKEVVTQKEFSVTPNYPRFLREGDELNLQSKLSNLTSKKLNGSAQLQILDAFTNEDISEKFGLSTLTAVSGYNKEQAFSINENGNSALTWKIKVPNNVSSIILKVVAKAGQYSDGEQKAIPVLPNRMLVTDAVPIFVKEGETKTFVLDNLKNTNSTTISNVSNTLELTTNPIWEIMFALPSLKNDQNSSADVIFNKWFADVLASEIFKANPKLKTVFEEYQSKGLLTSNLEKNQELKQLLLEETPWVLESKNEEEQMAKLALLFDANTMKNSINQDWDDFKKLQNPDGGFSWYQGYPSSYGTSLYILKNLGKINVWLKENVKDYQSSEQKELVAKLIGYVDNEISKYTDVKKENVINNWTLDYLDTRNYWEKQYPLKGKGATLKSLVKQKAQTTKIIDFTFFGLHRAALLMSDYGLKDVSDKLLNYLKETSVDSKTQGIYWKQNLDDWGWFSSKVVNHAGALEAFNKLKPNDQKFIEEMKIWLITQKEVNSWGSSRGTSEVIFTILNSGKSWTSAESDKATIIWGGKELKPETQATGYVKSAVKTDVLDKNLATVTVTKPGAGIVQGGLFWQYYEDLDKIKSSESYISVTKELYKKVKTVNGEELQKISPETPLKVGDKVTVRMILNTDRAMEFIHIKDMRAAGFEPISELSGYQWKNSLGYYQSTKDASTNFYIQYMPKGKYVFEYDYVANASGKFSNGITTIQNYYAPQMNAHTKGSNVEIKE; encoded by the coding sequence ATGCAAAGATTTTCCAAGATTTTGTTCCTTATCCTATTTTTATCGTGCCTTTCAGGCGTATTCGGTCAAAAATATTATGATACGCAATGGAAAAAAATTCAAGTAAATTCCGAAAAAGGAACTTACAAATCAAGTCTTCCTATCGTTTTAGAAATTCAGAAACAGGCTATGAAAGAAAATAATGCTTTACAGCTGATTCGCTCTCTGAAAGCAGAATTCAGTATTGTCAACCAAACAAGTGATGACGAAAAAAATGATTCTGCATCGAAGTTTTTTGCGAAACTACAATCCACAGAAAAGAATCTGAAAGGTGACGATCTTTTAGTTTACAAAGTTTTGTTATCTGGTTTTATGTTCGATTATTATAATCAGCATTCGTGGGAAATCAACGGCAGAACCAATATGAACTCTCAAGATGTTTCCCAGATTGAAACATGGAGCAAGCTTGATTTTAAAAATTATTTAATCCAAAATTTTAAAAAACTTGACTCAGAAAATCTGGCGATGAATAAAATATCTTTGGTAAAATACAAAGATATTTTTTCTAATACCGATTACATTGCTTATTTCTCTACTTTGCAGGATTGGTATTCGCTGAAAAAGGTGAATTTCTTATCAAACAATGAATTGTTTACAAAGAATGAACTGACAGAAAACAGAGTTCTAATTAATACAATTTTTGATGAATTAATTGCTAAAAGTGCGGGCAATGCGAAGCTTTATTTTATGCATCAGAAACTTTCTGAGAATTGTATTTTCAATTCTTGTAAGGATAAATTAGTACAGCTTCAAAATTTAATAAAAACGAATATTGATGGCGATTACAAAGTACTTATTGCAGAAGAAATAATAGATGAATTAATTACAAAAAATAAAGAAAAAGAGGCACTTCAACTTGTTAATTCCATTAAAAACCAATATCCAAAATCTCCATTCCTTGTTAATATTAAATATAAGGAAAATCAGATTGTCAATCCTTTTTTAAGCTTTAAATATGAGGAACAGACTCAACCGAATCTGCCAATTCATTTGATTGCGGAGTTTAAGAATGTGAAAGAATTTTCGGTAAATATATATGAAGTAAAAGACAACTTTTTACCGTTGTTGCAATTTGCGAGAAGCCCTTACGATAATGCTTACTCAAAAATAAAAAAATCGTTGGTAAGAAAAGAGGTTTTTCAGTTGAATGATCCTCAAGATTATCAGCTTCATAAAACTTCACTTGAAATGAAGGCACTTCCTTCCGGAATTTATGTTGCCGAATATGAAATTTCTGGTTCAAAACCCGAAGAAGGGAGTAATCATAACTTTTATTTTTTAGTTTCAAATCATAAAATTATTTACCAGAATATCAACGAAAGCAATAAGCTTTCTAATGAATTGAAATTAATCAGTTCTGAAAATGGGAAGCCAATCAATAATGAAAATCTTACATTTTATGAATTTGTAGAAGGGAAAGCTTTAAATAAAATTGCTGGTAAAACTGATGAAAAGGGAGTTTTCAAATTTCCGATGACCAATAGTAAAGATTATTACAGAGCTATTTTGATTCAGCAGCCACAAACCAATGATTTTCAATTGATGCAAATGTATGGTTATAATGACCGTGAAATCTATAATCCTAATAAACAAACCCGTACAAAAGCTCAGATTTTTACAGACCGAGCAATTTACAGACCCGGACAAACCGTCTATTTTAAAGTCATTAATACTAAAATAAACAATGAAATAGAATCTGTAGTATCAAACTTAAAACAGAAAATAACTTTAAGAGATGCCAATAATCAGGAAGTTTCTGTACAGGATTTTACAACGAATGAATTTGGTTCTTATCACGGGAGTTTTGTCTTGCCAAAAGGAAAGCTGAACGGAAATTTCACAATTTCAACGGATGGAAATTCTAACGGTTACAAATACATCAAGGTTGAAGAATACAAACGACCAAAATTTGAAGTGATTTTTGAGCCCGTAAAAGATGAATATAAATACGGACAAACCATCGAGCTGAAAGGTAAAGCAATGATGTTTTCGGGAGTTGCTTTGAGTAACACCAATGTTAACTACGAAATTAAAAAACAAAACATTCGCTGGAGATATTTCCCTTGGTATCCAAATGATAATGATGAAAATGAAAACTCAATTCTTGGCGAAGCAAAAACCAATGAAAAAGGAGAATTTACTATAAAATTAGATCTTCAAAAAGACGAAAAATTAGAGGGAATTCAGATTGATAATTATCAAATCAATGCTTCGGTTACCGACATCAATGGTGAAACTCAAACTGCGAATACCAATTTGAAAGTTTCTTCGGTTTCTCATTACATCAAAGCAGATGAAATTAAAAATACTTTTGCTGATGAAAATGTAAACGTGAAAGTTGAAACAAAAAATTATAACGACCAAAATCTTAAAAAATCTTATCAGGTAAAACTTTCAAAATTGGAAACTCCGAACAGGATTTTCAGAGACAATTTCAAAACGGAAGTTCAGAATCTGCCGAAATTTTCAAAAGAAGAATTTATAAGCAAATTCCCACATGATTTATATGATATAAATGATGAATTAAAAAACTGGAAAATTGAGAAAGTTCTTATCAAAAAAATTCAAGAGCCATCAACCGACAACCAACAACTGACAACTCAATTAGATCTTGGAAAACTGGAAGCCGGAGATTATCAATTGGAATTGTATAATATAGAAGGGAAAGACACAATAAAATCTACTCAAAATTTCAGCGTTTGGGATAAAAAATCTTTAAAGTCAAATCAGAAAACTTTCTTAACGGTTTTAGAACCAAAAGATGAGGTTTCGAGAGGTGAAAAAGCAAAGATTTATGTGTATTCATCAATTCCAAATGCTTTGGTGAATGTTTTCCTGCAAAATGGTTCAGGAAAAACAGTTACTGAAGTACATCAGTTCAAAAATGGGGTGTTAGAATATGAAACCGAAATTCCGAATGATAAAAATGTAACAGGTTTAAATATTCAGTTTCAGTTGGTTTCATTTAATGATATTCAGACTGAAACGGTTGATTTAAAAATTAAAAATACAGAACAGCCATTGAAAATAGAAACGGTAACATTCAGAGATAAAATAGAACCTAATTCTAAAGAAAAATGGACGGTGAAAGTTTCTGGTAACGACAACACTTCGACTTCGCTCAGTGCAAGAGAGAAAATCAATGCTGAGGTTTTGGCCAATATGTACGATATGTCTTTGGACCAGTTTTCTGTAAATACTTTTAACTGGCAAAAATTATACAGACCTTATTCATTTACGTCTTCTTATGCAGTTCATACTGGTCTTGAAGAAAAATATTTTCAAAACAGAATGGAGTATTTTGTTAATAAGGTAGTAGAGATTCCTTATTTTGATTGGTTTGATGGAAATATCTATTTTGTAAATTACGATAGACAATTAGAAACCATCTCCGGAATGGTCAGCCAGGAAGGAGTAAAAGCAGCAGCATATTCTCCGCCACCGCCGCCGCCAAGTGCAGGTGCGAAAGCAAGTACTGTTAGAATGAAAGCTATGGCTGAAGATAAAATAGAGGTCATTCAGAATGTTGTTCCTGAACCATTAAAAGCTCCAAGAATTGATGCAGACGGAGTGCTAGATAAAGATGATGAGCAGTTAGAAAAAGTTGTAGTTCGTCAAAACTTAAACGAAACCGCATTCTTCTACCCAGATTTAAAAACCGATGCAGAAGGAAATGTTAATTTCGAATTCATGTCTCCCGAAGCGCTTACAAAATGGAAATTGATGTTCTTAGCTCATACAAAAGACGCAAGAGCAACAACATTGGAAAAAGAAGTGGTGACGCAAAAAGAGTTTTCTGTTACGCCAAATTACCCAAGATTTTTGAGAGAAGGAGATGAATTGAATCTTCAGTCAAAACTATCAAACTTAACAAGCAAAAAATTGAATGGTTCTGCGCAACTGCAGATTTTGGATGCGTTTACCAACGAAGATATTTCAGAGAAATTCGGGTTGAGTACTTTGACGGCAGTTTCCGGATATAATAAGGAACAGGCTTTTTCGATAAATGAAAACGGGAATTCTGCATTAACCTGGAAAATAAAAGTACCGAATAATGTTTCATCAATCATTTTAAAAGTCGTTGCAAAAGCCGGACAATATTCTGATGGTGAACAAAAAGCAATTCCGGTTTTACCAAACAGAATGTTGGTGACCGATGCAGTTCCGATTTTTGTGAAAGAAGGCGAAACGAAAACTTTTGTTTTAGATAATCTTAAAAATACAAACTCGACAACGATTTCTAATGTTTCGAATACTTTAGAGCTGACAACCAATCCCATTTGGGAAATTATGTTTGCACTTCCAAGTCTGAAAAACGACCAGAACAGTTCGGCAGATGTCATCTTCAATAAATGGTTTGCAGATGTTTTAGCTTCAGAGATTTTTAAAGCCAATCCGAAACTGAAAACAGTTTTTGAAGAATATCAAAGCAAAGGATTATTAACTTCTAATCTTGAAAAAAATCAGGAGCTGAAACAATTGTTGCTTGAAGAAACACCTTGGGTTTTGGAAAGTAAAAACGAAGAGGAACAGATGGCAAAATTAGCATTGCTTTTTGATGCCAATACAATGAAAAATTCTATTAATCAGGATTGGGATGATTTCAAAAAATTGCAAAATCCGGATGGTGGTTTTTCTTGGTATCAAGGGTATCCGAGTTCGTACGGAACGTCTCTTTATATTCTTAAGAATTTAGGAAAAATAAATGTTTGGTTAAAAGAGAATGTGAAAGATTATCAATCTTCCGAACAGAAAGAATTGGTAGCAAAACTGATTGGTTATGTTGACAATGAAATCAGTAAATACACAGATGTAAAAAAAGAAAATGTAATCAATAACTGGACTTTAGATTATCTGGACACCCGAAATTATTGGGAAAAGCAATATCCTTTAAAAGGAAAAGGAGCAACGCTGAAATCTTTGGTAAAACAAAAAGCTCAGACAACAAAAATTATAGATTTTACTTTCTTCGGATTGCATCGTGCAGCTTTATTGATGAGTGATTATGGCTTAAAAGATGTTTCGGATAAATTATTAAATTACTTAAAAGAAACTTCAGTAGATTCTAAAACTCAGGGAATTTATTGGAAACAAAACCTTGATGATTGGGGTTGGTTCAGCTCGAAAGTTGTGAATCATGCAGGAGCTTTGGAAGCATTCAATAAGCTGAAACCAAACGATCAAAAATTCATTGAAGAAATGAAAATCTGGTTGATTACACAAAAAGAAGTCAATTCCTGGGGAAGCTCAAGAGGAACCTCAGAAGTAATTTTTACGATTTTAAATTCAGGAAAATCTTGGACGAGTGCGGAAAGCGACAAAGCAACAATTATTTGGGGCGGAAAAGAACTGAAACCGGAAACTCAGGCAACAGGTTATGTGAAATCTGCTGTGAAAACAGATGTTTTAGATAAAAATTTAGCAACAGTCACAGTAACAAAACCTGGCGCAGGAATTGTTCAGGGAGGTTTATTCTGGCAATATTATGAAGATTTGGATAAAATAAAATCATCAGAAAGTTACATTTCGGTTACGAAAGAGCTTTATAAAAAAGTGAAAACAGTAAACGGTGAAGAATTACAGAAAATTTCTCCCGAAACTCCGCTGAAAGTTGGTGATAAAGTGACGGTAAGAATGATTTTAAATACAGACCGTGCGATGGAATTTATTCATATTAAAGATATGCGAGCTGCAGGATTTGAGCCGATAAGTGAGCTTTCAGGTTATCAATGGAAAAATAGTTTAGGGTATTACCAATCAACAAAAGATGCGTCTACAAACTTCTATATTCAGTATATGCCGAAAGGGAAATATGTTTTCGAATACGATTATGTAGCCAATGCATCAGGTAAATTCTCTAATGGGATTACTACAATCCAGAATTATTATGCTCCGCAGATGAATGCGCATACAAAAGGTTCTAATGTTGAAATTAAAGAATAA
- the eco gene encoding serine protease inhibitor ecotin, with protein MKFLKVVSAVLMMFVVGNVSAQKKKAEKFEKLQIEMFPKAKEGYKQVYIQLPIAKNENDLKVEFFVGVEKMLDCNNHFLMGKVATQDLQGWGYNYYEVESNGETGGTLMACPDQKKTKKFVSLQPEIVRYNSKLPLVFYVPKDLEVRYRVLRPDATMKKATQK; from the coding sequence ATGAAATTTTTAAAAGTAGTATCTGCAGTATTGATGATGTTTGTAGTAGGGAATGTCTCTGCTCAGAAAAAGAAAGCAGAGAAATTTGAGAAACTGCAAATAGAGATGTTTCCAAAAGCTAAAGAAGGATATAAGCAAGTTTATATTCAATTGCCAATTGCGAAAAATGAAAATGATTTGAAAGTTGAATTTTTTGTAGGTGTTGAAAAAATGCTCGATTGTAATAATCATTTTCTAATGGGAAAAGTGGCTACTCAAGATTTACAGGGTTGGGGCTACAATTATTATGAAGTAGAATCTAACGGAGAAACAGGTGGAACTTTAATGGCTTGCCCGGATCAGAAAAAGACCAAGAAATTTGTTTCTTTACAACCTGAAATTGTACGATACAACAGCAAATTACCATTGGTATTTTATGTGCCTAAAGACTTAGAAGTTCGTTACAGAGTTTTACGTCCAGACGCAACAATGAAAAAAGCAACTCAAAAATAA
- a CDS encoding DUF1569 domain-containing protein yields MENVFEAKDAQNYINRINNLVEETHGLWGRMTVDQMLAHCCVSYEMIYEPEKHKKPGTIAKFILRTFVKPKVTSEKAYPHDSPTAPQFIIKERKDFEEEKKRLIGFIQKTQQLGASAFDGKESFSFGKLKSQEWNNMFAKHLNHHLSQFGV; encoded by the coding sequence ATGGAAAACGTATTTGAAGCAAAAGATGCTCAGAATTATATCAATAGAATAAATAATCTAGTAGAAGAAACACATGGTTTGTGGGGAAGAATGACGGTAGATCAAATGTTGGCGCACTGCTGTGTCTCTTACGAAATGATTTACGAGCCGGAAAAGCACAAAAAACCGGGCACGATTGCTAAGTTTATTTTGAGAACTTTCGTAAAACCAAAAGTGACAAGCGAAAAAGCATATCCACATGATTCTCCTACTGCACCTCAGTTTATTATTAAAGAAAGAAAAGATTTTGAAGAAGAAAAGAAGAGACTGATTGGTTTTATTCAAAAAACACAACAATTAGGAGCTTCAGCTTTTGACGGTAAAGAATCGTTTTCTTTTGGAAAATTAAAATCTCAGGAATGGAACAATATGTTTGCAAAACATTTGAATCATCACTTAAGCCAGTTTGGAGTTTAA